One genomic segment of Labrus bergylta chromosome 17, fLabBer1.1, whole genome shotgun sequence includes these proteins:
- the arhgap24 gene encoding rho GTPase-activating protein 24 isoform X3, translated as MDLNSNPGGDRERMTANHETYLLMASTQNDMEDWVKTIRRVIWAPFGGGIFGQKLEETVRYERRYGNKLAPMLVEQCVDFIRQWGLREEGLFRLPGQANLVKELQDAFDCGEKPSFDCNTDVHTVASLLKLYLRELPEPVIPFHKYGDFLASAKLLSKDDEMGMKELRRLVECLPPVNYNLLKYICRFLDEVQSYSGVNKMSVQNLATVFGPNILRPKVEDPVTIMEGTVLVQQLMAVLIGRHDVLFPLNEDSPTALELVNNNNIDAQKRQTNTTTSAITAVSQNAENNNTHAVRKCVWEAPESPSHRQHVDNSGSPRSASPRNGVIGRFDMTRSPPLTVKKNPAFSKGSGIVTNGSFSSSPSSDLNQEKSQTLTGSGSLPARRSGALKGSGTKMGTSGVTSGSSSVGNGTGVVRLGVSGTETQSRNGLWVPNGCVTLRDSSKTHVDQTSNQNRLSTYDNVQLNHHNQQQHNHVANTCLNNSCEDKQSVDSATWSTSSCEISLPDNSTSCRSSTTTCPEQDFYGGHFEDLDGPAQDSEHPQSGGGGGGGGGGGGEGEGRMSNREGSGDGAGRSSRSTSSSENSDGPTVGNGAGSHSALHSLVASLKQEMHKQKAEYEARIKSLEQRNLDLETEMVNLHEELDQERKKYTMAEIKLRNAERAKDDAEKRNQMLQKEMEQFFSTFSDLTATGNTTVTDPRRPDRNNPIWIQ; from the exons ATGGATCTTAACTCCAACCCAG ggggagacagagagcggATGACAGCCAACCATGAGACCTACCTTCTTATGGCCAGCACCCAGAATGACATGGAGGATTGGGTGAAGACGATCCGCAGGGTCATCTGGGCTCCTTTTGGAGGAG GGATCTTTGGTCAGAAGTTGGAGGAAACCGTACGATATGAGCGTCGCTATGGGAACAAGCTGGCCCCTATGCTGGTGGAGCAGTGTGTTGATTTCATACGGCAGTGGGGCCTCAGGGAGGAGGGACTGTTCAGGCTGCCCGGACAGGCCAACCTGGTCAAAGAGCTGCAGGACGCCTTCGACTGCGGAGAGAAGCCCTCTTTTGACTG TAACACAGATGTGCACACAGTAGCCTCTCTCCTGAAGCTGTACCTGAGAGAGCTGCCGGAGCCCGTCATCCCCTTTCATAAGTACGGCGACTTCCTGGCCTCCGCCAAACTTCTGAGCAAGGATGATGAAATG GGTATGAAGGAGTTGAGAAGGCTTGTTGAATGTCTACCTCCAGTGAACTACAATCTGCTCAAGTACATCTGCAG ATTCCTAGATGAAGTCCAGTCGTATTCAGGAGTGAACAAAATGAGCGTCCAAAACTTGGCCACAGTGTTCGGACCGAATATTCTGAGGCCGAAGGTTGAGGATCCAGTAACGATAATGGAAG GTACTGTTCTGGTCCAGCAGCTCATGGCCGTTCTGATTGGCCGACATGACGTTCTGTTTCCCCTCAATGAGGACAGCCCCACGGCTCTAGAGCtcgtcaacaacaacaacatcgacGCACAAAAACGACAAACCAACACGACTACCTCCGCCATCACTGCGGTGTCTCAGAACGCAGAGAACAACAACACCCACGCGGTCAGGAAGTGTGTTTGGGAAGCTCCCGAGTCTCCCTCCCATCGCCAGCACGTGGACAACAGTGGCTCCCCGCGGTCAGCGAGCCCTCGTAACGGGGTCATAGGACGCTTTGATATGACGCGCAGCCCGCCGCTGACGGTTAAAAAGAACCCGGCGTTCAGCAAAGGAAGCGGGATTGTTACAAACGGCTCCTttagctcctccccctcctcagaCCTGAATCAAGAGAAGAGTCAgactttaacaggaagtgggaGTTTACCGGCGCGGCGCAGCGGGGCACTCAAAGGCTCCGGAACAAAAATGGGAACCAGTGGCGTGACGAGTGGAAGCAGCAGCGTGGGGAATGGCACCGGAGTTGTCCGATTGGGCGTCTCCGGCACAGAAACCCAAAGCCGCAATGGCCTTTGGGTACCGAACGGCTGCGTCACGTTGCGGGATAGCAGCAAAACGCACGTGGATCAAACGTCCAATCAGAACAGACTCTCTACGTACGACAATGTCCAGTTAAACCATCACAACCAGCAGCAGCATAACCACGTCGCCAACACGTGTCTGAACAACAGCTGTGAGGACAAACAGAGCGTGGACAGCGCCACCTGGTCCACATCCTCCTGTGAAATCTCTCTCCCCGACAACTCCACTTCCTGCcgctcctccaccaccacctgcCCCGAGCAGGACTTCTACGGGGGTCACTTTGAGGATCTGGACGGTCCGGCGCAGGATAGCGAGCATCCCCagtctggaggaggaggaggaggaggaggaggaggaggaggagagggggagggcaGGATGAGCAACAGAGAGGGCAGCGGAGACGGAGCAGGGCGGAGCAGTCGGAGCACCAGCAGCAGCGAGAACAGTGACGGTCCTACTGTGGGCAACGGAGCGGGCAGCCACAGCGCTCTGCACAGTTTAGTGGCCAGTCTGAAACAGGAGATGCACAAGCAGAAGGCCGAGTACGAGGCTCGGATAAAGAG CTTGGAGCAGCGTAACCTGGACCTGGAGACTGAAATGGTGAACCTCCACGAAGAGCTGGACCAGGAGAGGAAGAAATACACGATGGCCGAGATCAAGCTGCGCAACGCCGAGCGCGCCAAGGATGACGCCGAGAAGAGAAATCAGATGCTGCAGAAAGAGATGGAACAGTTTTTCTCCACGTTTAGTGACCTCACTGCAACTGGCAACACCACTGTGACCGACCCCCGCCGACCTGATCGGAACAACCCCATCTGGATACAGTGA
- the arhgap24 gene encoding rho GTPase-activating protein 24 isoform X2, which yields MEMVHQGIHSLPQYGLSDFPSSNQGGDRERMTANHETYLLMASTQNDMEDWVKTIRRVIWAPFGGGIFGQKLEETVRYERRYGNKLAPMLVEQCVDFIRQWGLREEGLFRLPGQANLVKELQDAFDCGEKPSFDCNTDVHTVASLLKLYLRELPEPVIPFHKYGDFLASAKLLSKDDEMGMKELRRLVECLPPVNYNLLKYICRFLDEVQSYSGVNKMSVQNLATVFGPNILRPKVEDPVTIMEGTVLVQQLMAVLIGRHDVLFPLNEDSPTALELVNNNNIDAQKRQTNTTTSAITAVSQNAENNNTHAVRKCVWEAPESPSHRQHVDNSGSPRSASPRNGVIGRFDMTRSPPLTVKKNPAFSKGSGIVTNGSFSSSPSSDLNQEKSQTLTGSGSLPARRSGALKGSGTKMGTSGVTSGSSSVGNGTGVVRLGVSGTETQSRNGLWVPNGCVTLRDSSKTHVDQTSNQNRLSTYDNVQLNHHNQQQHNHVANTCLNNSCEDKQSVDSATWSTSSCEISLPDNSTSCRSSTTTCPEQDFYGGHFEDLDGPAQDSEHPQSGGGGGGGGGGGGEGEGRMSNREGSGDGAGRSSRSTSSSENSDGPTVGNGAGSHSALHSLVASLKQEMHKQKAEYEARIKSLEQRNLDLETEMVNLHEELDQERKKYTMAEIKLRNAERAKDDAEKRNQMLQKEMEQFFSTFSDLTATGNTTVTDPRRPDRNNPIWIQ from the exons ATGGAGATGGTTCATCAGGGGATTCATAGTTTACCTCAGTATGGACTGTCCGATTTCCCATCCTCAAATCAAG ggggagacagagagcggATGACAGCCAACCATGAGACCTACCTTCTTATGGCCAGCACCCAGAATGACATGGAGGATTGGGTGAAGACGATCCGCAGGGTCATCTGGGCTCCTTTTGGAGGAG GGATCTTTGGTCAGAAGTTGGAGGAAACCGTACGATATGAGCGTCGCTATGGGAACAAGCTGGCCCCTATGCTGGTGGAGCAGTGTGTTGATTTCATACGGCAGTGGGGCCTCAGGGAGGAGGGACTGTTCAGGCTGCCCGGACAGGCCAACCTGGTCAAAGAGCTGCAGGACGCCTTCGACTGCGGAGAGAAGCCCTCTTTTGACTG TAACACAGATGTGCACACAGTAGCCTCTCTCCTGAAGCTGTACCTGAGAGAGCTGCCGGAGCCCGTCATCCCCTTTCATAAGTACGGCGACTTCCTGGCCTCCGCCAAACTTCTGAGCAAGGATGATGAAATG GGTATGAAGGAGTTGAGAAGGCTTGTTGAATGTCTACCTCCAGTGAACTACAATCTGCTCAAGTACATCTGCAG ATTCCTAGATGAAGTCCAGTCGTATTCAGGAGTGAACAAAATGAGCGTCCAAAACTTGGCCACAGTGTTCGGACCGAATATTCTGAGGCCGAAGGTTGAGGATCCAGTAACGATAATGGAAG GTACTGTTCTGGTCCAGCAGCTCATGGCCGTTCTGATTGGCCGACATGACGTTCTGTTTCCCCTCAATGAGGACAGCCCCACGGCTCTAGAGCtcgtcaacaacaacaacatcgacGCACAAAAACGACAAACCAACACGACTACCTCCGCCATCACTGCGGTGTCTCAGAACGCAGAGAACAACAACACCCACGCGGTCAGGAAGTGTGTTTGGGAAGCTCCCGAGTCTCCCTCCCATCGCCAGCACGTGGACAACAGTGGCTCCCCGCGGTCAGCGAGCCCTCGTAACGGGGTCATAGGACGCTTTGATATGACGCGCAGCCCGCCGCTGACGGTTAAAAAGAACCCGGCGTTCAGCAAAGGAAGCGGGATTGTTACAAACGGCTCCTttagctcctccccctcctcagaCCTGAATCAAGAGAAGAGTCAgactttaacaggaagtgggaGTTTACCGGCGCGGCGCAGCGGGGCACTCAAAGGCTCCGGAACAAAAATGGGAACCAGTGGCGTGACGAGTGGAAGCAGCAGCGTGGGGAATGGCACCGGAGTTGTCCGATTGGGCGTCTCCGGCACAGAAACCCAAAGCCGCAATGGCCTTTGGGTACCGAACGGCTGCGTCACGTTGCGGGATAGCAGCAAAACGCACGTGGATCAAACGTCCAATCAGAACAGACTCTCTACGTACGACAATGTCCAGTTAAACCATCACAACCAGCAGCAGCATAACCACGTCGCCAACACGTGTCTGAACAACAGCTGTGAGGACAAACAGAGCGTGGACAGCGCCACCTGGTCCACATCCTCCTGTGAAATCTCTCTCCCCGACAACTCCACTTCCTGCcgctcctccaccaccacctgcCCCGAGCAGGACTTCTACGGGGGTCACTTTGAGGATCTGGACGGTCCGGCGCAGGATAGCGAGCATCCCCagtctggaggaggaggaggaggaggaggaggaggaggaggagagggggagggcaGGATGAGCAACAGAGAGGGCAGCGGAGACGGAGCAGGGCGGAGCAGTCGGAGCACCAGCAGCAGCGAGAACAGTGACGGTCCTACTGTGGGCAACGGAGCGGGCAGCCACAGCGCTCTGCACAGTTTAGTGGCCAGTCTGAAACAGGAGATGCACAAGCAGAAGGCCGAGTACGAGGCTCGGATAAAGAG CTTGGAGCAGCGTAACCTGGACCTGGAGACTGAAATGGTGAACCTCCACGAAGAGCTGGACCAGGAGAGGAAGAAATACACGATGGCCGAGATCAAGCTGCGCAACGCCGAGCGCGCCAAGGATGACGCCGAGAAGAGAAATCAGATGCTGCAGAAAGAGATGGAACAGTTTTTCTCCACGTTTAGTGACCTCACTGCAACTGGCAACACCACTGTGACCGACCCCCGCCGACCTGATCGGAACAACCCCATCTGGATACAGTGA
- the arhgap24 gene encoding rho GTPase-activating protein 24 isoform X4 has product MCDWGDRERMTANHETYLLMASTQNDMEDWVKTIRRVIWAPFGGGIFGQKLEETVRYERRYGNKLAPMLVEQCVDFIRQWGLREEGLFRLPGQANLVKELQDAFDCGEKPSFDCNTDVHTVASLLKLYLRELPEPVIPFHKYGDFLASAKLLSKDDEMGMKELRRLVECLPPVNYNLLKYICRFLDEVQSYSGVNKMSVQNLATVFGPNILRPKVEDPVTIMEGTVLVQQLMAVLIGRHDVLFPLNEDSPTALELVNNNNIDAQKRQTNTTTSAITAVSQNAENNNTHAVRKCVWEAPESPSHRQHVDNSGSPRSASPRNGVIGRFDMTRSPPLTVKKNPAFSKGSGIVTNGSFSSSPSSDLNQEKSQTLTGSGSLPARRSGALKGSGTKMGTSGVTSGSSSVGNGTGVVRLGVSGTETQSRNGLWVPNGCVTLRDSSKTHVDQTSNQNRLSTYDNVQLNHHNQQQHNHVANTCLNNSCEDKQSVDSATWSTSSCEISLPDNSTSCRSSTTTCPEQDFYGGHFEDLDGPAQDSEHPQSGGGGGGGGGGGGEGEGRMSNREGSGDGAGRSSRSTSSSENSDGPTVGNGAGSHSALHSLVASLKQEMHKQKAEYEARIKSLEQRNLDLETEMVNLHEELDQERKKYTMAEIKLRNAERAKDDAEKRNQMLQKEMEQFFSTFSDLTATGNTTVTDPRRPDRNNPIWIQ; this is encoded by the exons ATGTGCGACT ggggagacagagagcggATGACAGCCAACCATGAGACCTACCTTCTTATGGCCAGCACCCAGAATGACATGGAGGATTGGGTGAAGACGATCCGCAGGGTCATCTGGGCTCCTTTTGGAGGAG GGATCTTTGGTCAGAAGTTGGAGGAAACCGTACGATATGAGCGTCGCTATGGGAACAAGCTGGCCCCTATGCTGGTGGAGCAGTGTGTTGATTTCATACGGCAGTGGGGCCTCAGGGAGGAGGGACTGTTCAGGCTGCCCGGACAGGCCAACCTGGTCAAAGAGCTGCAGGACGCCTTCGACTGCGGAGAGAAGCCCTCTTTTGACTG TAACACAGATGTGCACACAGTAGCCTCTCTCCTGAAGCTGTACCTGAGAGAGCTGCCGGAGCCCGTCATCCCCTTTCATAAGTACGGCGACTTCCTGGCCTCCGCCAAACTTCTGAGCAAGGATGATGAAATG GGTATGAAGGAGTTGAGAAGGCTTGTTGAATGTCTACCTCCAGTGAACTACAATCTGCTCAAGTACATCTGCAG ATTCCTAGATGAAGTCCAGTCGTATTCAGGAGTGAACAAAATGAGCGTCCAAAACTTGGCCACAGTGTTCGGACCGAATATTCTGAGGCCGAAGGTTGAGGATCCAGTAACGATAATGGAAG GTACTGTTCTGGTCCAGCAGCTCATGGCCGTTCTGATTGGCCGACATGACGTTCTGTTTCCCCTCAATGAGGACAGCCCCACGGCTCTAGAGCtcgtcaacaacaacaacatcgacGCACAAAAACGACAAACCAACACGACTACCTCCGCCATCACTGCGGTGTCTCAGAACGCAGAGAACAACAACACCCACGCGGTCAGGAAGTGTGTTTGGGAAGCTCCCGAGTCTCCCTCCCATCGCCAGCACGTGGACAACAGTGGCTCCCCGCGGTCAGCGAGCCCTCGTAACGGGGTCATAGGACGCTTTGATATGACGCGCAGCCCGCCGCTGACGGTTAAAAAGAACCCGGCGTTCAGCAAAGGAAGCGGGATTGTTACAAACGGCTCCTttagctcctccccctcctcagaCCTGAATCAAGAGAAGAGTCAgactttaacaggaagtgggaGTTTACCGGCGCGGCGCAGCGGGGCACTCAAAGGCTCCGGAACAAAAATGGGAACCAGTGGCGTGACGAGTGGAAGCAGCAGCGTGGGGAATGGCACCGGAGTTGTCCGATTGGGCGTCTCCGGCACAGAAACCCAAAGCCGCAATGGCCTTTGGGTACCGAACGGCTGCGTCACGTTGCGGGATAGCAGCAAAACGCACGTGGATCAAACGTCCAATCAGAACAGACTCTCTACGTACGACAATGTCCAGTTAAACCATCACAACCAGCAGCAGCATAACCACGTCGCCAACACGTGTCTGAACAACAGCTGTGAGGACAAACAGAGCGTGGACAGCGCCACCTGGTCCACATCCTCCTGTGAAATCTCTCTCCCCGACAACTCCACTTCCTGCcgctcctccaccaccacctgcCCCGAGCAGGACTTCTACGGGGGTCACTTTGAGGATCTGGACGGTCCGGCGCAGGATAGCGAGCATCCCCagtctggaggaggaggaggaggaggaggaggaggaggaggagagggggagggcaGGATGAGCAACAGAGAGGGCAGCGGAGACGGAGCAGGGCGGAGCAGTCGGAGCACCAGCAGCAGCGAGAACAGTGACGGTCCTACTGTGGGCAACGGAGCGGGCAGCCACAGCGCTCTGCACAGTTTAGTGGCCAGTCTGAAACAGGAGATGCACAAGCAGAAGGCCGAGTACGAGGCTCGGATAAAGAG CTTGGAGCAGCGTAACCTGGACCTGGAGACTGAAATGGTGAACCTCCACGAAGAGCTGGACCAGGAGAGGAAGAAATACACGATGGCCGAGATCAAGCTGCGCAACGCCGAGCGCGCCAAGGATGACGCCGAGAAGAGAAATCAGATGCTGCAGAAAGAGATGGAACAGTTTTTCTCCACGTTTAGTGACCTCACTGCAACTGGCAACACCACTGTGACCGACCCCCGCCGACCTGATCGGAACAACCCCATCTGGATACAGTGA
- the arhgap24 gene encoding rho GTPase-activating protein 24 isoform X5, giving the protein MTANHETYLLMASTQNDMEDWVKTIRRVIWAPFGGGIFGQKLEETVRYERRYGNKLAPMLVEQCVDFIRQWGLREEGLFRLPGQANLVKELQDAFDCGEKPSFDCNTDVHTVASLLKLYLRELPEPVIPFHKYGDFLASAKLLSKDDEMGMKELRRLVECLPPVNYNLLKYICRFLDEVQSYSGVNKMSVQNLATVFGPNILRPKVEDPVTIMEGTVLVQQLMAVLIGRHDVLFPLNEDSPTALELVNNNNIDAQKRQTNTTTSAITAVSQNAENNNTHAVRKCVWEAPESPSHRQHVDNSGSPRSASPRNGVIGRFDMTRSPPLTVKKNPAFSKGSGIVTNGSFSSSPSSDLNQEKSQTLTGSGSLPARRSGALKGSGTKMGTSGVTSGSSSVGNGTGVVRLGVSGTETQSRNGLWVPNGCVTLRDSSKTHVDQTSNQNRLSTYDNVQLNHHNQQQHNHVANTCLNNSCEDKQSVDSATWSTSSCEISLPDNSTSCRSSTTTCPEQDFYGGHFEDLDGPAQDSEHPQSGGGGGGGGGGGGEGEGRMSNREGSGDGAGRSSRSTSSSENSDGPTVGNGAGSHSALHSLVASLKQEMHKQKAEYEARIKSLEQRNLDLETEMVNLHEELDQERKKYTMAEIKLRNAERAKDDAEKRNQMLQKEMEQFFSTFSDLTATGNTTVTDPRRPDRNNPIWIQ; this is encoded by the exons ATGACAGCCAACCATGAGACCTACCTTCTTATGGCCAGCACCCAGAATGACATGGAGGATTGGGTGAAGACGATCCGCAGGGTCATCTGGGCTCCTTTTGGAGGAG GGATCTTTGGTCAGAAGTTGGAGGAAACCGTACGATATGAGCGTCGCTATGGGAACAAGCTGGCCCCTATGCTGGTGGAGCAGTGTGTTGATTTCATACGGCAGTGGGGCCTCAGGGAGGAGGGACTGTTCAGGCTGCCCGGACAGGCCAACCTGGTCAAAGAGCTGCAGGACGCCTTCGACTGCGGAGAGAAGCCCTCTTTTGACTG TAACACAGATGTGCACACAGTAGCCTCTCTCCTGAAGCTGTACCTGAGAGAGCTGCCGGAGCCCGTCATCCCCTTTCATAAGTACGGCGACTTCCTGGCCTCCGCCAAACTTCTGAGCAAGGATGATGAAATG GGTATGAAGGAGTTGAGAAGGCTTGTTGAATGTCTACCTCCAGTGAACTACAATCTGCTCAAGTACATCTGCAG ATTCCTAGATGAAGTCCAGTCGTATTCAGGAGTGAACAAAATGAGCGTCCAAAACTTGGCCACAGTGTTCGGACCGAATATTCTGAGGCCGAAGGTTGAGGATCCAGTAACGATAATGGAAG GTACTGTTCTGGTCCAGCAGCTCATGGCCGTTCTGATTGGCCGACATGACGTTCTGTTTCCCCTCAATGAGGACAGCCCCACGGCTCTAGAGCtcgtcaacaacaacaacatcgacGCACAAAAACGACAAACCAACACGACTACCTCCGCCATCACTGCGGTGTCTCAGAACGCAGAGAACAACAACACCCACGCGGTCAGGAAGTGTGTTTGGGAAGCTCCCGAGTCTCCCTCCCATCGCCAGCACGTGGACAACAGTGGCTCCCCGCGGTCAGCGAGCCCTCGTAACGGGGTCATAGGACGCTTTGATATGACGCGCAGCCCGCCGCTGACGGTTAAAAAGAACCCGGCGTTCAGCAAAGGAAGCGGGATTGTTACAAACGGCTCCTttagctcctccccctcctcagaCCTGAATCAAGAGAAGAGTCAgactttaacaggaagtgggaGTTTACCGGCGCGGCGCAGCGGGGCACTCAAAGGCTCCGGAACAAAAATGGGAACCAGTGGCGTGACGAGTGGAAGCAGCAGCGTGGGGAATGGCACCGGAGTTGTCCGATTGGGCGTCTCCGGCACAGAAACCCAAAGCCGCAATGGCCTTTGGGTACCGAACGGCTGCGTCACGTTGCGGGATAGCAGCAAAACGCACGTGGATCAAACGTCCAATCAGAACAGACTCTCTACGTACGACAATGTCCAGTTAAACCATCACAACCAGCAGCAGCATAACCACGTCGCCAACACGTGTCTGAACAACAGCTGTGAGGACAAACAGAGCGTGGACAGCGCCACCTGGTCCACATCCTCCTGTGAAATCTCTCTCCCCGACAACTCCACTTCCTGCcgctcctccaccaccacctgcCCCGAGCAGGACTTCTACGGGGGTCACTTTGAGGATCTGGACGGTCCGGCGCAGGATAGCGAGCATCCCCagtctggaggaggaggaggaggaggaggaggaggaggaggagagggggagggcaGGATGAGCAACAGAGAGGGCAGCGGAGACGGAGCAGGGCGGAGCAGTCGGAGCACCAGCAGCAGCGAGAACAGTGACGGTCCTACTGTGGGCAACGGAGCGGGCAGCCACAGCGCTCTGCACAGTTTAGTGGCCAGTCTGAAACAGGAGATGCACAAGCAGAAGGCCGAGTACGAGGCTCGGATAAAGAG CTTGGAGCAGCGTAACCTGGACCTGGAGACTGAAATGGTGAACCTCCACGAAGAGCTGGACCAGGAGAGGAAGAAATACACGATGGCCGAGATCAAGCTGCGCAACGCCGAGCGCGCCAAGGATGACGCCGAGAAGAGAAATCAGATGCTGCAGAAAGAGATGGAACAGTTTTTCTCCACGTTTAGTGACCTCACTGCAACTGGCAACACCACTGTGACCGACCCCCGCCGACCTGATCGGAACAACCCCATCTGGATACAGTGA